One part of the Solanum dulcamara chromosome 3, daSolDulc1.2, whole genome shotgun sequence genome encodes these proteins:
- the LOC129883448 gene encoding uncharacterized protein LOC129883448: MEDMLISCLTDFKGNWDDHSPLIEFVYNNSYHSSIQMTLFEALYGRTYRSSIGWFEVGEVALIGLESVHEAMEKVRLIRDRLGIAQKLAPLHLVFHVSLLKKNSNDPTSVLPLESVYVKKILSYEEVPVDILDHQVRRLRNKEVTSVKVLWRNQLVERATWEAEANMIA; this comes from the exons ATGGAGGATATGTTAATATCATGTCTGActgactttaaaggtaattgggatgatcattcgCCTTTGATTGAGTTTGTTTATAACAACAGttaccactccagtattcagatgaCTCTATTTGAGGCGCTTTATGGTAGAACATATAGGTCTTctatagggtggtttgaggttggtgaagtggCTTTGATAGGTCTTGAGTCAGttcatgaggctatggagaaggttcgACTTATTAGAGATAGGTTGGGAATAGCCCAAA AGCTAGCACCACTGCatctagtgtttcatgtgtccttaTTGAAGAAGAACAGTAATGATCCGACTTCAGTTTTGCCTTTGGAGAGTGTTTATGTAAAGAAAATTCTCTCTTACGAAGAGGTACCGGTTGATATTCTTGACCATCAAGTTCGtaggttgaggaacaaggaagtcaCTTCAgtgaaagtcctttggaggaatcagttAGTTGAGAGAGCTACTTGGGAAGCAGAGGCAAATATGATAGCCTAG